A window of Plasmodium brasilianum strain Bolivian I chromosome 8, whole genome shotgun sequence contains these coding sequences:
- a CDS encoding AP-5 complex subunit sigma-1, whose translation MVYGIIIHSAECHEKLYFSSYYSIESNDKNQYTIMKRVIEEIKYYEESKEIFENTTKNNKEKYFDLIGKFLSKICYTLVLFTHENIHLNLFNPDTVLAILYFFLPKGQLMLINQNYTKFLNNEVNKFLEEQAKVKTKDYKIE comes from the exons ATGGTATACGGAATAATAATTCATTCTGCAGAATGTCATGAAAAATTGTACTTTAGTTCTTACTATAGCATAGAGAGCAATGACAAAAACCAATAC ACCATTATGAAGAGAGTTATTgaggaaataaaatattatgaagaaagcaaagaaatttttgaaaataccactaaaaataacaaagaaAAGTATTTTGATTTAATCGGAAAGTTCCTTTCAAA GATATGCTATACTTTGGTGCTTTTTACTCATGAAAATATACACCTg aattTATTTAATCCGGACACAGTGCTAGCTATACTGTACTTCTTCCTTCCAA AAGGACAGCTGATGCTAATTAATCAGAATTACACAAAATTTTTGAACAATGAAGTCAACAAGTTTCTAGAAGAGCAGGCGAAAGTGAAAACCAAAGACTACAAAATTGAATAA
- a CDS encoding flap endonuclease translates to MTIKGFIQFISKKIPNTIKRIDDIKSFKGKKFIIDGTFFIYKFMYVAWKHILNDKNRESKYKSNELTTHLLIRQYIIKKSIQLLKNQHEYFKSLKINTLYIIEDIGARCELQPVDYKCKKHVWKERDSIRKKRNLFDILNVDTSKKDASANSQSLSESGLNSCNSRNCSSGKSSGSSSDSSSIGSSSSKDETNGNVNKHICEKKISINNICKKKNSKKRKFEIIVDEDGVDDLFKKNIFIKINSKTANDIYNYLLLEKIPIFITKNDAEKECAIQCSHEKDVVVSDDTDALAFGAPNLIRFVTNKKKRHIINKDELLSELNINYEQFIDFCILSGCDYSAKIPGIGPVKAHEIIKKYKTIESFLESSAFNKYSNSKLFNQKLNEITMSLDDYIVNEFTYEQARKVFFNSY, encoded by the coding sequence ATGACCATTAAAGGATTCATACAATTTATAAGTAAGAAAATTCCAAATACCATTAAAAGAATAGATGATATAAAGAGTTTCAAGGGAAAGAAATTCATAATTGATGGGACgttctttatttataaatttatgtatgttgCTTGGAAACACatattaaatgataaaaatcgtgaaagtaaatataaatctaATGAGTTAACTACTCATCTATTAATAAGACAgtacattattaaaaagagTATACAGTTACTAAAGAATCAacatgaatattttaaatctttaaaaattaatacactCTATATAATTGAAGATATTGGCGCTAGATGTGAATTACAACCAGTTGATTACAAGTGTAAAAAGCATGTATGGAAAGAAAGAGATTCCattcgaaaaaaaagaaatttatttgaCATCTTAAATGTAGACACATCAAAGAAGGATGCTTCCGCCAATTCGCAGTCATTAAGTGAAAGTGGTTTAAATAGTTGTAACAGTAGAAATTGTAGCAGCGGTAAAAGTAGTGGTAGTAGTAGCGATAGTAGCAGCATTGgaagcagtagtagtaaGGACGAAACAAATGGAAACGTGAATAAACATATTTGCGAGAAAAAGATTAGTATAaacaatatatgtaaaaaaaaaaactcgaaaaaaagaaaatttgaaataattGTTGATGAAGATGGCGTTGatgatttatttaaaaagaacatttttataaaaattaattctaaAACAGCAAATgatatttacaattatttgctattagaaaaaattcctatttttataacaaaaaatgatgCAGAGAAAGAGTGTGCAATACAGTGCTCGCACGAGAAAGATGTCGTTGTTTCAGATGATACGGATGCTCTAGCATTTGGAGCTCCAAATTTAATAAGATTTgtaactaataaaaaaaaaagacatataattaataaagatGAGCTTTTGAgtgaattaaatataaattatgaacagttcatagatttttgtattttgtCTGGATGTGATTATAGTGCAAAAATACCTGGAATTGGTCCCGTAAAAGCTCATgaaattatcaaaaaatacaaaacaaTAGAATCGTTTTTAGAATCAAGTGCTTTTAACAAATATAGTAATTCCAAGCTCTTtaatcaaaaattaaatgaaataactATGTCATTAGATGATTATATTGTTAATGAATTTACTTATGAACAAGCAAGGAaggtattttttaattcatattaa
- a CDS encoding 26S protease regulatory subunit 4 — protein sequence MGNAQGGMNNNPYGFLGKKDDKDKGKDKEKKKLESAPPSHIGKRKKKKKGAPGHSKLPNVTPNTKCRLKLLKLERIKDYLLLEEEFITNQEQIKTTDDKNYVKLKIDDLRGSPMSVGTLEELIDENHGIIATSVGPECYVNILSFVDKDLLEPGCSVLLNNKTNSVVGILLDEVDPLVSVMKVEKAPLESYADIGGLESQIQEIKEAVELPLTHPELYEDIGIKPPKGVILYGPPGTGKTLLAKAVANETSATFLRVVGSELIQKYLGDGPKLVREMFKVAEDHAPSIVFIDEIDAVGTKRYEATSGGEREIQRTMLELLNQLDGFDSRGDVKVIMATNRIDSLDPALIRPGRIDRKIQLPNPDTKTKRRIFQIHTSKMTMSPDVDLEEFVMSKDELSGADIKAICTEAGLLALRERRMKITQVDLRKARDKALFQKKGNIPEGLYL from the exons ATGGGAAATGCGCAAGGAGGTATGAACAATAACCCTTACGGATTTTTGG GTAAAAAAGACGACAAAGATAAAGGAAAGGACaaggagaagaaaaaacTTGAAAGTGCTCCACCTTCACATataggaaaaagaaaaaaaaaaaaaaaaggagctCCGGGACATTCTAAATTACCTAACGTTACACCTAATACTAAGTGTAGATTAAAATTACTGAAATTAGAGAGGATAAAAGATTATTTGTTATTAGAAGAAGAATTTATAACAAATCAAGAACAGATAAAAACTACtgatgataaaaattatgtaaaattaaaaatagatgATTTAAGAGGGTCCCCTATGAGTGTTGGTACGTTGGAAGAGCTAATAGATGAAAATCATGGAATTATAGCTACTTCAGTAGGTCCTGAATgctatgtaaatattttatcatttgtaGATAAAGATTTATTAGAACCAGGTTGTTcagttttattaaataataaaactaatAGTGTAGTTGGTATATTATTAGATGAGGTTGATCCATTAGTATCAGTTATGAAAGTAGAAAAGGCTCCTTTAGAATCATATGCAGATATTGGAGGGTTAGAGTCACAAATACAAGAAATTAAAGAAGCTGTTGAATTACCTTTAACTCATCCAGAATTGTATGAAGATATTGGTATTAAACCCCCCAAGGGAGTAATATTATATGGACCCCCAGGTACAGGAAAAACTCTGTTAGCCAAAGCTGTGGCAAATGAAACCTCAGCTACGTTTTTAAGGGTAGTTGGTTCAgaattaatacaaaaatatttaggaGATGGACCTAAGTTAGTTAGAGAAATGTTCAAAGTTGCTGAAGACCATGCACCATCTATTGTTTTTATAGATGAAATTGATGCAGTTGGTACTAAAAGATATGAAGCAACTAGTGGAGGAGAAAGAGAAATTCAAAGGACAATgttagaattattaaatcAGTTAGATGGTTTTGATTCAAGAGGGGATGTTAAAGTTATTATGGCAACAAACAGAATCGATTCGTTAGATCCAGCTCTTATTAGACCAGGTAGAATAGATAGAAAAATACAACTTCCAAACCCTGATACCAAAACGAAAAGAagaatttttcaaattcatACAAGTAAAATGACCATGTCCCCAGATGTAGATTTGGAAGAATTTGTTATGTCAAAAGATGAACTATCAGGTGCAGATATTAAGGCTATATGTACTGAAGCAGGTTTGTTAGCCTTAAGAGAGAGGAGAATGAAAATTACACAAGTAGACTTACGAAAGGCCAGGGATAAGGCACTATTCCAGAAGAAGGGAAACATCCCGGAGGGTTTGTACTTGTGA